One Pseudomonas sp. AN-1 genomic region harbors:
- a CDS encoding glycine cleavage system protein R has translation MSTIPPREQFLVISALGASPMELTSVLCRAAQESRCNVVSSRLTRHGEYSALVLQLSGSWDGLARLEAGLGALAKRHKFSLNVIRSAAAVERPNALPYVVYVSAAYRPDILGELCQFFSDHRVELENITCDTYQAPQTGALLLNATITVTLPPGTQISWLRDQFLDFADALNLDALIEPWRPQNP, from the coding sequence ATGTCGACCATTCCACCCCGTGAACAGTTTCTCGTGATCAGCGCCCTGGGAGCCTCGCCCATGGAGCTCACCAGCGTACTCTGTCGCGCCGCCCAGGAAAGCCGCTGCAACGTGGTCAGCAGCCGCCTGACCCGCCACGGCGAGTACAGCGCCCTGGTGCTGCAGCTCAGCGGCAGCTGGGACGGCCTGGCGCGCCTGGAAGCCGGCCTCGGCGCCCTGGCCAAGCGCCACAAGTTCAGCCTCAACGTGATCCGCAGCGCCGCCGCCGTGGAGCGGCCCAACGCCCTGCCCTACGTGGTCTACGTCAGCGCCGCCTATCGTCCGGACATCCTCGGCGAGCTGTGCCAGTTCTTCAGCGACCACCGCGTCGAGCTGGAAAACATCACCTGCGACACCTACCAGGCACCGCAGACCGGCGCCCTGCTGCTCAACGCCACCATCACCGTGACCCTGCCGCCGGGCACCCAGATCAGCTGGCTGCGCGACCAGTTCCTCGACTTCGCCGACGCCCTCAACCTCGACGCCCTGATCGAGCCGTGGCGCCCGCAGAACCCGTAA
- a CDS encoding peroxiredoxin, with product MPVAIDSPVADFQVQATSGQQVVLSALRGKQVVLYFYPKDSTPGCTTEGQNFRDRHAEFATAGTLVFGVSRDGLRSHENFKCKQEFPFELISDADEQLCQLFEVIKPKKLYGKEYLGIERSTFLIDRDGVLRQEWRGVKVPGHVDTVLAAARALNAG from the coding sequence ATGCCCGTAGCCATCGATTCGCCCGTCGCCGACTTCCAGGTCCAGGCCACCAGCGGCCAGCAGGTCGTGCTCAGCGCGCTGCGCGGCAAGCAGGTGGTGCTGTACTTCTACCCCAAGGACAGCACCCCGGGCTGCACCACCGAAGGGCAGAACTTCCGCGACCGCCACGCCGAGTTCGCCACCGCCGGCACGCTGGTGTTCGGCGTATCGCGTGACGGCCTGAGGTCGCACGAGAACTTCAAGTGCAAGCAGGAGTTCCCCTTCGAGCTGATCTCCGATGCCGACGAGCAGCTGTGCCAGCTGTTCGAGGTGATCAAGCCGAAGAAGCTGTACGGTAAGGAGTACCTGGGCATCGAGCGCAGCACCTTCCTCATCGACCGCGATGGCGTGCTGCGCCAGGAATGGCGCGGCGTGAAAGTGCCGGGCCACGTCGACACCGTGCTGGCCGCCGCCCGGGCGCTGAACGCCGGCTGA
- a CDS encoding sulfurtransferase TusA family protein — protein sequence MSEPCGPVPAHDAELDASGLSCPLPLLKAKLELNRLPSGAVLKVTATDAGSQRDFRAFARLAGHALLREEEEGGCFRYWLRKA from the coding sequence ATGAGCGAACCCTGCGGGCCGGTGCCGGCTCATGACGCCGAGCTGGACGCCAGCGGCCTGAGCTGCCCGCTGCCGCTGCTCAAGGCCAAGCTGGAACTCAACCGCCTGCCCAGCGGCGCGGTGCTCAAGGTGACCGCCACCGATGCCGGCTCGCAGCGCGATTTCCGTGCCTTCGCGCGGCTGGCCGGTCACGCGCTGCTGCGCGAGGAAGAGGAGGGCGGCTGCTTCCGTTACTGGCTGCGCAAGGCCTGA
- a CDS encoding M48 family metalloprotease, with translation MKILRPTLLTLACLLAPPVLASELPSLGDASSAIVSADQEHQLGRAWLSVLRGQVKSLSDPQLKDFVESSVYRLAETSQLEDRRLVFVLLDSPQLNAFAAPGGVIGVNAGLFLHAQSEAEYASVLAHELAHLSQRHFARGLEEQQRMQVPLMAAMLAGVVAAAAGAGDAGIAAIASTQAAAIQAQRRFSRQNEQEADRIGILNLKQAGYDPSAMPSMFERLMRQYRYTQAPPEFLLTHPLSESRVADTRNRAEQFSNGGNRDSLRYQLMRARVQLNYENSPGLAAKRFRALLEENPQLDAARYGLTLAQTRSGQLEAAAKTLQPLLAKAPNDITYNLAQVDLDLAANRLDAAGQRLQRLLGLYPSSYPLRQYQSELLRKQNRPADAERLLDRLLAERPGDAELWYQQAETRGLSGNIVGVHQARAEYFALTGDYDQALEQLDFARRRASDNFQLAARIDARHQELAEEKRMIDKLLR, from the coding sequence ATGAAGATCCTGCGCCCCACCCTGCTGACGCTGGCCTGCCTGCTGGCGCCCCCGGTCCTCGCCAGCGAGCTGCCGTCGCTGGGCGACGCCAGCTCGGCGATCGTCTCCGCCGACCAGGAGCACCAGCTCGGCCGCGCCTGGCTCAGCGTGCTGCGCGGCCAGGTGAAGAGTCTGTCCGACCCGCAGCTCAAGGACTTCGTCGAGAGCAGCGTCTACCGCCTGGCGGAAACCAGCCAGCTCGAGGATCGCCGCCTGGTCTTCGTCCTGCTCGACAGCCCGCAGCTCAACGCCTTCGCCGCCCCCGGCGGGGTGATCGGGGTCAATGCCGGCCTGTTCCTGCACGCGCAGAGCGAGGCCGAATACGCCTCGGTGCTCGCCCACGAACTGGCGCACCTGTCGCAGCGCCACTTCGCCCGCGGCCTCGAGGAGCAGCAGCGCATGCAGGTGCCGCTGATGGCGGCCATGCTCGCCGGCGTGGTGGCCGCCGCGGCCGGCGCCGGCGACGCCGGCATCGCCGCCATCGCCTCGACCCAGGCCGCCGCCATCCAGGCGCAGCGACGCTTCTCGCGGCAGAACGAGCAGGAAGCCGACCGCATCGGCATTCTCAACCTCAAGCAGGCCGGCTACGACCCGAGCGCCATGCCGAGCATGTTCGAGCGCCTGATGCGCCAGTACCGCTACACCCAGGCGCCGCCGGAATTCCTGCTCACCCACCCGCTCAGCGAATCGCGGGTGGCCGACACGCGCAACCGTGCCGAGCAGTTCAGCAACGGCGGAAACCGCGACAGCCTGCGCTACCAGCTGATGCGCGCCCGCGTGCAACTGAACTACGAGAACTCGCCGGGGCTGGCCGCCAAGCGCTTCCGCGCCCTGCTCGAGGAAAATCCGCAGCTGGATGCAGCGCGCTACGGCCTGACGCTGGCGCAGACCCGCAGCGGCCAGCTGGAGGCGGCCGCCAAGACCCTGCAGCCGCTGCTGGCCAAGGCGCCCAACGACATCACCTACAACCTCGCCCAGGTCGACCTCGACCTCGCCGCCAACCGCCTGGACGCCGCCGGCCAGCGCCTGCAGCGCCTGCTCGGCCTGTACCCGTCCAGCTACCCGCTGCGCCAGTACCAGAGCGAACTGCTGCGCAAGCAGAACCGTCCGGCCGATGCCGAGCGCCTGCTCGATCGCCTGCTCGCCGAGCGCCCCGGCGATGCCGAGCTGTGGTACCAGCAGGCTGAGACCCGCGGCCTGTCCGGCAACATCGTCGGCGTGCATCAGGCCCGCGCCGAATACTTCGCCCTGACCGGCGACTACGACCAGGCGCTGGAACAGCTCGACTTCGCCCGCCGCCGCGCCAGCGACAACTTCCAGCTGGCTGCGCGCATCGATGCGCGCCATCAGGAGCTGGCCGAGGAGAAGCGGATGATCGACAAGCTGCTGCGCTGA
- the nadA gene encoding quinolinate synthase NadA encodes MTQISERLLVQAHLDAKQPRALTAEEVADYRQAIAAELKAREAVLVAHYYTDPILQALAEETGGCVADSLEMARFGSQHPASTIVVAGVRFMGETAKILNPEKRILMPTLEATCSLDLGCPVEEFSAYCDQHPERTVVVYANTSAAVKARADWVVTSSCALEIVESLMDNGEKILWAPDQHLGRYIQRETGADMLLWEGACIVHEEFKTKQLQDLKALYPEAAVLVHPESPESVVELADAVGSTSQLIKAAQTLTNQIFIVATDRGILYKMQQLCPGKSFIEAPTAGQGATCRSCAHCPWMAMNTLERTLQCLREGSNEIHVDPVLIPRAVKPLKRMLDFTQAARLKATGNA; translated from the coding sequence ATGACGCAGATCTCCGAACGACTCCTCGTCCAGGCCCATCTCGACGCCAAGCAGCCGCGCGCGCTGACCGCCGAGGAAGTCGCCGACTACCGCCAGGCCATCGCCGCCGAGCTCAAGGCGCGTGAGGCCGTGCTGGTCGCCCACTACTACACCGACCCGATCCTCCAGGCGCTCGCCGAGGAAACCGGCGGCTGCGTGGCCGACTCGCTGGAGATGGCCCGCTTCGGCAGCCAGCACCCGGCCTCGACCATCGTGGTCGCTGGCGTGCGCTTCATGGGGGAGACGGCGAAGATCCTCAATCCGGAAAAGCGCATCCTGATGCCGACCCTGGAGGCGACCTGCTCGCTGGACCTGGGCTGTCCGGTGGAGGAGTTCTCCGCCTACTGCGACCAGCATCCCGAGCGGACCGTGGTGGTCTACGCCAACACCTCGGCGGCGGTGAAGGCGCGCGCCGACTGGGTGGTGACCTCCAGCTGTGCGCTGGAGATCGTCGAGAGCCTGATGGACAACGGCGAGAAGATCCTCTGGGCGCCGGACCAGCACCTGGGTCGCTACATCCAGCGCGAGACCGGCGCCGACATGCTGCTGTGGGAAGGCGCGTGCATCGTCCACGAGGAGTTCAAGACCAAGCAGCTGCAGGACCTCAAGGCGCTGTATCCCGAGGCAGCGGTGCTGGTGCATCCGGAGTCGCCGGAGTCGGTGGTGGAGCTGGCCGATGCGGTGGGTTCCACCAGCCAGCTGATCAAGGCGGCGCAGACCCTGACCAACCAGATCTTCATCGTCGCCACCGACCGCGGCATCCTCTACAAGATGCAGCAGCTGTGCCCGGGCAAGTCGTTCATCGAGGCGCCCACCGCCGGCCAGGGTGCAACCTGCCGCAGCTGCGCGCACTGCCCGTGGATGGCGATGAACACCCTGGAGCGCACCCTGCAGTGCCTGCGCGAGGGCAGCAACGAGATCCACGTCGATCCGGTGCTGATCCCCAGGGCGGTCAAGCCGCTCAAGCGCATGCTCGACTTCACCCAGGCGGCGCGCCTGAAGGCGACCGGCAACGCCTGA
- the queC gene encoding 7-cyano-7-deazaguanine synthase QueC yields MSDKKAVILLSGGLDSATVLAMARAEGYACYTMSFDYGQRHRAELQAAERVARQLGAVEHKVVGIDLNGIGGSALTDASIAVPETPGEGIPVTYVPARNTLFLSLALGWAEVLGARDIFIGVNAVDYSGYPDCRPEFIDAFERLANLATKAGVEGEGFRIRAPLQYLSKAEIIQAGLARGVDFALTVSCYQADADGRACGRCDSCRLRAEGFASAGVADPTRYV; encoded by the coding sequence ATGAGCGACAAGAAAGCGGTCATCCTGCTGTCCGGCGGCCTCGACTCCGCCACCGTGCTGGCCATGGCCCGCGCCGAGGGCTACGCCTGCTACACCATGAGCTTCGACTACGGCCAGCGCCACCGCGCCGAGCTGCAGGCCGCCGAGCGGGTGGCGCGCCAGCTGGGCGCCGTGGAGCACAAGGTGGTCGGCATCGACCTCAACGGCATCGGCGGCTCGGCGCTGACCGACGCCAGCATCGCCGTGCCGGAGACCCCGGGCGAGGGCATTCCGGTGACCTACGTGCCGGCGCGCAACACCCTGTTCCTGTCGCTGGCGCTGGGCTGGGCCGAGGTGTTGGGCGCGCGCGACATCTTCATCGGCGTCAACGCGGTGGATTACTCGGGCTACCCGGACTGCCGCCCCGAGTTCATCGACGCCTTCGAGCGCCTGGCCAACCTGGCGACCAAGGCCGGGGTGGAGGGCGAGGGCTTCCGCATCCGCGCGCCGCTGCAGTACCTGTCGAAGGCCGAGATCATCCAGGCCGGTCTGGCCCGCGGGGTGGATTTCGCCCTGACCGTGTCCTGCTACCAGGCCGATGCCGACGGCCGCGCCTGCGGGCGTTGCGACAGCTGCCGGTTGCGCGCCGAGGGCTTCGCCAGCGCCGGGGTCGCCGATCCGACCCGCTACGTTTGA
- the queE gene encoding 7-carboxy-7-deazaguanine synthase QueE yields the protein MNQTLRITEIFYSLQGEARTVGLPTVFVRLTGCPLRCGYCDTAYAFSGGELMTLEEILARVASYRPRHVCVTGGEPLAQPNCIPLLAALCDAGYQVSLETSGALDIAPVDTRVSRVVDLKTPGSGEVGRNRYENLAELTRNDQVKFVICSREDYDWAVSKLIEYRLDQRAGEVLLSPSHQQLEPRTLAEWIIADNLPVRLQLQLHKYLWNDEPGH from the coding sequence ATGAACCAGACTCTGCGTATCACCGAAATCTTCTATTCGCTGCAGGGCGAAGCGCGTACCGTCGGCCTGCCGACCGTGTTCGTCCGCCTCACCGGCTGTCCCCTGCGCTGTGGCTACTGCGATACCGCCTACGCCTTCAGCGGCGGCGAGCTGATGACCCTCGAGGAAATCCTCGCCCGGGTCGCCAGCTACCGGCCGCGCCATGTCTGCGTGACCGGCGGCGAGCCGCTGGCGCAGCCCAACTGCATCCCGCTGCTCGCGGCGCTGTGCGATGCCGGCTACCAGGTGTCGCTGGAAACCAGCGGCGCGCTGGACATCGCCCCAGTGGATACCCGGGTCAGCCGGGTGGTGGACCTGAAGACCCCGGGCTCGGGCGAGGTCGGCCGCAACCGCTACGAGAACCTGGCCGAACTGACCCGCAACGACCAGGTCAAGTTCGTGATCTGCTCGCGCGAGGACTACGACTGGGCGGTGTCGAAGCTGATCGAGTACCGCCTCGACCAGCGCGCCGGCGAGGTGCTGCTGTCGCCCAGCCACCAGCAGCTGGAGCCGCGCACTCTGGCCGAGTGGATCATCGCCGACAACCTGCCGGTGCGCCTGCAGCTGCAGCTGCACAAGTACCTGTGGAACGACGAGCCGGGGCACTGA
- the ybgF gene encoding tol-pal system protein YbgF: MRKHSRLLTLLALAAPLSTWAQVPVMEGSSGYPPSGYGATGAAYAGGAAPAATTSAQGELFLQLQQLQEEVARLRGTLEEQQYEIQQLKQQSLERYQDLDSRLSAAPQAPAQAPVAPAVGASGAAPAAQAPAANAAPGDPAKEKLFYDAAFDLIKAKDFAKADQAFTAFLRKYPSSQYAGNAQYWLGEVKLAQGDLQGAGRAFAQVSQSYPQHQKVADSLYKLADVEQRLGNAGKAKGILQQVVAQYPGTSAAQLAQRDLARLP, encoded by the coding sequence ATGCGCAAGCACTCCCGTCTCCTGACCCTGCTGGCCCTGGCCGCGCCCCTCTCGACCTGGGCCCAGGTGCCCGTCATGGAGGGCAGCAGCGGTTATCCGCCGTCCGGTTACGGGGCGACGGGGGCTGCTTACGCCGGTGGCGCGGCGCCTGCCGCGACCACCTCGGCGCAAGGCGAGCTCTTCCTGCAGCTGCAGCAGCTGCAGGAAGAGGTTGCCCGCCTGCGCGGCACCCTGGAAGAGCAGCAGTACGAGATCCAGCAGCTCAAGCAGCAGAGCCTCGAGCGCTATCAGGACCTCGACAGCCGGCTGTCCGCCGCACCCCAGGCTCCCGCCCAGGCACCGGTGGCACCTGCCGTCGGCGCATCGGGCGCCGCTCCTGCCGCCCAGGCTCCGGCTGCCAATGCCGCACCGGGGGATCCGGCCAAGGAGAAGCTGTTCTACGACGCCGCCTTCGACCTGATCAAGGCGAAGGACTTTGCCAAGGCCGATCAGGCCTTCACCGCATTCCTGCGCAAGTATCCGAGCAGCCAGTACGCCGGCAACGCCCAGTACTGGCTGGGTGAGGTCAAGCTCGCCCAGGGCGACCTGCAGGGCGCCGGCCGCGCCTTCGCCCAGGTCAGCCAGAGCTATCCGCAGCACCAGAAGGTCGCGGACTCGCTGTACAAGCTGGCCGATGTCGAGCAGCGCCTCGGCAACGCCGGCAAGGCCAAGGGCATCCTCCAGCAGGTGGTCGCCCAGTATCCGGGCACCTCGGCCGCCCAGCTTGCCCAGCGCGACCTGGCCCGCCTGCCCTGA
- the pal gene encoding peptidoglycan-associated lipoprotein Pal, whose protein sequence is MEMLKFGKFAALALAMAVAVGCSSKGGDAAGEGAVDPNAGYGANAGAVDGSMNGEEAALRAITTFYFEYDSSDLKPEAMRALDVHARDLQANGARVVLEGHADERGTREYNMALGERRAKAVQRYLVLQGVSPAQLELVSYGEERPLAAGSGEESWAQNRRVELKK, encoded by the coding sequence ATGGAAATGCTGAAATTCGGCAAGTTTGCTGCGCTGGCTCTGGCTATGGCAGTTGCCGTGGGTTGCTCGTCCAAGGGTGGCGACGCCGCTGGCGAAGGCGCTGTTGATCCGAACGCCGGCTACGGTGCCAACGCCGGTGCCGTCGATGGCAGCATGAACGGTGAAGAAGCCGCTCTGCGCGCCATCACCACCTTCTACTTCGAGTACGACAGCTCCGACCTGAAGCCGGAAGCCATGCGCGCCCTGGACGTCCATGCTCGCGACCTGCAGGCCAACGGCGCCCGCGTCGTCCTGGAAGGCCACGCCGACGAGCGCGGCACCCGCGAGTACAACATGGCTCTGGGCGAGCGTCGCGCCAAGGCCGTGCAGCGCTACCTGGTCCTGCAGGGCGTTTCCCCGGCCCAGCTGGAGCTGGTGTCCTACGGTGAAGAGCGTCCGCTGGCCGCTGGCAGCGGCGAAGAGAGCTGGGCGCAGAACCGTCGCGTCGAGCTGAAGAAGTAA
- the tolB gene encoding Tol-Pal system beta propeller repeat protein TolB: MNTLIRMALLGLALLAGVARAADPLVISSGTDRAIPIAVVPFASQGGAVLPEDMAEIVGNDLRNSGYFEPIPRQNMISLPSQAGEVIYRDWKALGAQYVLTGSIVPGGAGVQIQYALFNVTTEQQMLTGSVGGSTAQLRDMAHYIADQSFEKLTGIKGAFSTKLLFVTAERFSANNTRYTLQRADYDGARAVTLLQSREPILSPSFAPDGRRIAYVSFEQQRPRIFVQHIDTGRREQVTNFEGLNGAPAWSPDGSRLAFTLSRDGNPEIYVMDMGSRQVRRVTNSPAIDTEPFWGKDGQTIYFTSDRGGKPQIYKTSIGSGGAERVTFIGNYNANPKLSADEKTLVMVHRQDGFTVFRVAAQDLQRGTLRVLSAQTSLDESPTVAPNGTMLIYATRQQGRGVLMLVSTNGRVRLPLPAAQGEIREPSWSPYIQ, from the coding sequence GTGAACACCCTGATCCGCATGGCCCTGCTGGGCCTGGCGCTGCTCGCCGGTGTGGCGAGGGCAGCCGACCCGCTGGTGATCTCCAGCGGTACCGACCGGGCCATCCCGATCGCCGTGGTGCCGTTCGCCTCGCAGGGCGGCGCCGTGCTGCCCGAGGACATGGCCGAGATCGTCGGCAACGACCTGCGCAACTCCGGCTACTTCGAGCCGATTCCGCGGCAGAACATGATCAGCCTGCCGAGCCAGGCCGGCGAAGTGATCTACCGCGACTGGAAGGCCCTCGGCGCGCAGTACGTGCTGACCGGCAGCATCGTGCCCGGCGGCGCCGGCGTGCAGATCCAGTACGCGCTGTTCAACGTCACCACCGAGCAGCAGATGCTGACCGGCAGCGTCGGCGGCAGCACCGCCCAGTTGCGCGACATGGCGCACTACATCGCCGACCAGTCGTTCGAGAAGCTCACCGGCATCAAGGGCGCCTTCTCCACCAAGCTGCTGTTCGTCACTGCCGAACGCTTCTCGGCCAACAACACCCGCTACACCCTGCAGCGCGCCGACTACGACGGCGCCCGCGCGGTGACCCTGCTGCAGTCGCGCGAGCCGATCCTGTCGCCGAGCTTCGCCCCGGACGGCCGGCGCATCGCCTACGTGTCGTTCGAGCAGCAGCGCCCGCGCATCTTCGTGCAGCACATCGACACCGGCCGCCGCGAGCAGGTCACCAACTTCGAGGGCCTCAACGGCGCGCCGGCCTGGTCGCCGGACGGCAGCCGCCTGGCCTTCACCCTGTCGCGCGACGGCAACCCGGAGATCTACGTGATGGACATGGGCAGCCGCCAGGTGCGCCGCGTGACCAACAGCCCGGCGATCGACACCGAGCCGTTCTGGGGCAAGGATGGCCAGACCATCTACTTCACCTCCGACCGGGGCGGCAAGCCGCAGATCTACAAGACCAGCATCGGTTCGGGCGGCGCGGAGCGGGTGACCTTCATCGGCAACTACAATGCCAACCCGAAACTGTCCGCCGACGAGAAGACCCTGGTGATGGTCCATCGCCAGGACGGCTTCACCGTGTTCCGCGTGGCGGCCCAGGACCTGCAGCGCGGCACCCTGCGCGTGCTCTCCGCGCAGACCAGTCTGGACGAGTCGCCCACTGTCGCGCCCAACGGCACCATGCTAATCTACGCCACCCGTCAGCAGGGCCGTGGAGTGCTGATGCTCGTCTCCACCAACGGACGCGTTCGTCTGCCGTTGCCTGCAGCTCAGGGTGAAATCCGCGAGCCTTCCTGGTCGCCCTACATTCAGTGA
- the tolA gene encoding cell envelope integrity protein TolA yields MMQQRERSPSESYFWPSIWAVGLHVLIFAMLFVSFAMTPELPPSRPIVQATLYQLKSQSQAKVQTNQRIAGESQKTAAPQYETEQMEQKKAEQQKIAAAKAAEQKRAEEARKAEQAKAAEAQKQKEAAAAKAEAQKKEAAAKAEAEKKAAEQKQQADIAKKKAAEEAAKKKAAEELAKKKAQEEAAKKKAAEEAKKKAAEEQAKKAAEEARKKAAAEEAKKKAAAEAARKAQEDKKAAALAELLADDVQHQQALADEVGDKVAGNLDDLIINLVSQQWRRPPSARQGMSVTVTIQMLPDGTITNASVTRSSGDVAFDNSAVAAVRNVGRIPEMQQLDRATFDRMYRKRAMIFKPEDLSL; encoded by the coding sequence CTGATGCAGCAGCGTGAGCGCTCTCCTTCGGAAAGCTACTTCTGGCCGAGCATCTGGGCGGTCGGCCTGCATGTGCTGATCTTCGCCATGCTGTTCGTCAGCTTCGCCATGACCCCGGAGCTGCCGCCGTCGCGGCCGATCGTCCAGGCCACCCTGTACCAGCTCAAGTCGCAGAGTCAGGCGAAGGTGCAGACCAACCAGCGCATCGCCGGCGAGTCGCAGAAGACGGCGGCGCCGCAGTACGAAACCGAGCAGATGGAGCAGAAGAAGGCCGAGCAGCAGAAGATCGCGGCGGCCAAGGCTGCGGAACAAAAGCGCGCCGAGGAGGCTCGAAAGGCGGAGCAGGCCAAGGCTGCCGAGGCGCAGAAGCAGAAGGAAGCTGCCGCGGCCAAGGCCGAGGCGCAGAAGAAAGAGGCTGCCGCCAAGGCCGAGGCCGAGAAGAAGGCTGCCGAGCAGAAGCAGCAGGCCGACATCGCCAAGAAGAAGGCCGCCGAAGAGGCAGCGAAGAAGAAGGCTGCCGAGGAACTCGCCAAGAAGAAGGCGCAGGAGGAGGCCGCGAAGAAGAAAGCCGCCGAGGAGGCCAAGAAGAAGGCCGCCGAGGAGCAGGCGAAGAAGGCTGCCGAAGAAGCCAGGAAGAAGGCTGCCGCCGAGGAGGCGAAGAAGAAAGCCGCCGCCGAGGCCGCCCGCAAGGCGCAGGAGGACAAGAAGGCCGCCGCGCTGGCCGAGCTGCTCGCCGACGACGTGCAGCATCAGCAGGCGCTGGCCGACGAGGTCGGCGACAAGGTGGCCGGCAACCTCGATGACCTGATCATCAACCTGGTCAGCCAGCAGTGGCGGCGTCCGCCGTCGGCGCGCCAGGGGATGAGCGTGACGGTGACCATCCAGATGCTGCCCGACGGCACCATCACCAACGCCAGCGTGACCCGCTCCAGCGGGGACGTGGCCTTCGACAATTCGGCGGTAGCCGCGGTGCGCAACGTCGGCCGCATACCGGAAATGCAGCAACTGGACCGGGCGACCTTCGACCGCATGTATCGAAAGCGCGCCATGATATTCAAACCGGAGGACTTGAGCCTGTGA
- the tolR gene encoding protein TolR: protein MARIRNRRKPVAEMNVVPYIDVMLVLLVIFMVTAPMLNQGVKVDLPKVSSEALPQDNNAQVLTISIKADKTYYWNMGSEVDVDTVQDTALTLEQMTQAVTAIMNQNRSQGKPVQVFVRADKAVDYGAVMAAMGGLQQAGVGNVGLITEAP from the coding sequence ATGGCCAGAATTCGCAACAGACGCAAGCCGGTCGCCGAGATGAACGTCGTGCCCTACATCGACGTCATGCTGGTGCTGCTGGTGATCTTCATGGTGACCGCGCCGATGCTCAACCAGGGGGTCAAGGTCGACCTGCCCAAGGTGAGCAGCGAGGCGCTGCCGCAGGACAACAACGCCCAGGTGCTGACGATCTCGATCAAGGCCGACAAGACCTACTACTGGAACATGGGCAGCGAGGTCGACGTCGACACCGTGCAGGACACCGCACTGACCCTCGAGCAGATGACCCAGGCGGTCACCGCGATCATGAACCAGAACCGCAGCCAGGGTAAGCCGGTGCAGGTGTTCGTGCGTGCCGACAAGGCGGTCGACTACGGCGCGGTGATGGCGGCCATGGGCGGTCTGCAGCAGGCCGGCGTGGGCAACGTCGGGCTGATTACCGAGGCGCCCTGA
- the tolQ gene encoding protein TolQ has protein sequence MEANAVDHMSMWSLISNASFVVQLVMLALVAASVTSWIMIFQRSSMLRAAKKGLDTFEERFWSGIDLSKLYRQAGSNPDPDSGVEQIFRAGFKEFSRLRQQPGVDPDAVMDGVNRAMRVAISREEEKLEQSLPFLATVGSTSPYVGLFGTVWGIMNSFRGLAQVQQATLATVAPGIAEALIATAIGLFAAIPAVIAYNRFSARGEMLINRYYTFADEFQAILHRKVHTSDD, from the coding sequence GTGGAAGCCAACGCCGTTGACCATATGTCGATGTGGAGCCTGATCAGCAATGCCAGTTTCGTGGTGCAACTGGTGATGCTGGCCCTGGTCGCCGCCTCGGTCACCTCGTGGATCATGATCTTCCAGCGCAGCAGCATGCTGCGTGCCGCCAAGAAGGGGCTGGACACTTTCGAGGAGCGCTTCTGGTCGGGCATCGATCTGTCCAAGCTGTACCGCCAGGCCGGCAGCAACCCTGACCCGGACTCCGGCGTCGAGCAGATCTTCCGCGCCGGCTTCAAGGAGTTCTCCCGCCTGCGCCAGCAGCCCGGCGTCGACCCGGATGCGGTGATGGACGGCGTCAACCGTGCCATGCGCGTGGCCATCTCCCGCGAGGAGGAGAAGCTCGAGCAGAGCCTGCCGTTCCTCGCCACCGTCGGCTCGACCAGCCCGTACGTCGGTCTGTTCGGCACCGTGTGGGGCATCATGAACTCGTTCCGCGGTCTGGCCCAGGTGCAGCAGGCCACCCTGGCCACCGTGGCGCCGGGCATCGCCGAGGCGCTGATCGCCACCGCCATCGGCCTGTTCGCCGCGATTCCGGCGGTGATCGCCTACAACCGCTTCTCCGCCCGCGGCGAGATGCTGATCAACCGCTACTACACCTTCGCCGACGAGTTCCAGGCCATCCTGCACCGCAAGGTGCACACCAGCGACGATTGA
- the ybgC gene encoding tol-pal system-associated acyl-CoA thioesterase codes for MRAQNKSQPFSHRCRVYYEDTDAGGVVYYVNYLKFMERARTERLRASGLAQSQLVGENLLFVVHSAEARYLAPARLDDELSVSAEVVELNRASLVFRQQVRRMCDDALLCEGRITVACVRADSFKPRAIPEALRAAFAGPGPIPAGE; via the coding sequence ATGCGCGCGCAAAACAAGAGCCAGCCGTTCAGCCACCGTTGTCGGGTCTATTACGAGGACACCGATGCCGGTGGCGTTGTCTATTACGTCAACTACCTCAAGTTCATGGAGCGGGCCCGCACCGAGCGGTTGCGTGCGTCGGGCCTTGCCCAGTCGCAGCTGGTCGGCGAGAACCTGCTGTTCGTCGTGCATTCGGCCGAGGCCCGCTACCTGGCGCCGGCCCGGCTCGACGACGAGCTGTCGGTCAGTGCCGAGGTGGTGGAACTCAATCGTGCCAGTCTGGTCTTTCGCCAGCAGGTGCGCCGCATGTGCGACGATGCACTGCTCTGTGAAGGGCGTATCACGGTGGCCTGCGTGCGCGCCGACAGTTTCAAACCCCGGGCCATTCCCGAAGCGCTGCGAGCAGCCTTCGCCGGGCCGGGTCCAATCCCTGCAGGAGAGTAA